From Pseudomonas sp. stari2:
TAACGTATGGGTGTCGGACGAAGGTCAAAAAATCGCCTGTCACAGCTCCATCGGTTCGCTGGTCGATCTGGATACCAACGATGTCATCTGGCACGCCGGCAGCTCGATATATGCCCGAGGACTTGCGGTGTCGTCCGACGTGGTGTTGGTTGGCGAAAGTCAAATGACAGGACGCGAATCCCGCCGCAGTTCAATGAGTGGATTGTGGGTGTTGGAGCGTGATACCTACAAGCCGCTGGACTATCTGTGCCTGGGCCCTTATGGGGCGGTAAATGAGGTCAGATTGTTGAATGCCAGGGATTTTGCACACCATGGTCATGTGTTTGCAGGCACCCCGGAACTACTCGAAAAAGATCTGTTCCGACGCAACGCCGAAGAGCGCTTGGCGAATTTTCATATCAGTTATAAAAATCAAAAGGCCTGGGTGGCATGGGAAAGTGTTTTTGGTTCCCACAAACAATTGGAAACAGGCGAAAAAATTGCGGCGCCCGATAGCTTGTGTCTGTTGAAACAGCGTGAGGTTTCAGACGGTCCTGAGCGCAGCATGTCGTTCGGTTATTCGATTGATCCCGCGCTGCCGGACTCTCATGTAGCAGCCGTCGTTTATCAAGGCACCGGTGATGACACCGATATGAATGCCTTGGTGATTCAGCCTCATAAAGCCGATGGAGCGAGGTTGGTGATGTGGACGCATGACGGGACTCAATGGGCTCCGGAGGCGGATATCTCGGTGACGGGTCTACCGTTCAGTGGAGACCTGAACGTTGTGGCGAGCGAGCGTGGTCTTGAGCTTTATTTGAACAAGGAACTGTTGATCAGCGTGGACCCGAGCAAGTTGCCATACCTGAATGGTTCACTGGGCGTGCGCTGGATTGGTTCTACCATCAATCGTTTTTCTGAATAACGACGATCTTGAAGCTTGAGCTCAGACTCCACTCGAGATGAGGTATTGGCGTGACTAAAATAACAAAAGATTCCAGTGGAAATCTGTCGTTGCAAACGCCGCAGGTAACGGCGGCAGACCGTAACCGGCTTTTTTCGCAGAAACCTTACACCCTTTGGTTTACCGGATTGAGTGGTGCCGGCAAGTCGACATTGGCTTTCTCCATGGAGAAGCTGTTGGTCGACAGTGGAAGGCATGCTTTTGTACTGGACGGGGATAATGTCCGCCACGGGCTTTGTAAAGGACTGGGGTTTTCGCCCGAGGATCGTTCGGAAAATATTCGTCGTATCGCTGAAGTTGCTCGATTGATGAACGAGGCGGGGGTGATTGTCCTCGTTGCCTGCATTTCTCCTTGTCGGTTGCAGAGAGAGCAGGCCAAAGTGATCATCGGCGAAGAAAATTTTATCGAAGTCTATTTAAATACCCCTTTAAATGTATGTGAAAGCCTGGATCCAAAAGGTTTGTATCGTAAAGCCCGGGCGGGACTAATACCCGAGTTCACAGGGATCAGTGCAGCGTATGAAGAACCTATCGCTCCTTCATTGGTTCTTGATGCCAGTCAGAAGTCTATTGCAGAGTGTTTGCAAGAGGTTGTGAACAAGGCTGAAAGCTGGGGGCTGGATAGCTCGGGTAGCCCTATCTGAACTATCAGGGAAAGTGCAAAATTGTACATTTGAATGGGCGGCCCCACTGGGTCGCCCATTTTCATATTAGGGCAATGATGTAGGGGTGGCTTACCATTGTCGACCTCACTTTCTGCCAAGGCTTGTTTTTATGATTGTTACAACAACTTCAGGTGTCGAAGGTCGGCAAATTACGGCGTATATCGATATTGTCAGCGCTGAGTCGGTACAGGGCGTGAATGTTATTCGCGATATGTTTGCCGGCATGCGGGACTTTTTCGGTGGGCGTTCGCAGACCCTGGAGCGCGCGTTGAAAGAGGCTCGTATTCAGGCGACTGATGAGATCAAGGAGCGAGCACGTGCCTTGCAGGCGGACGCGTTGGTTGGGGTGGATTTCGAGATCAGCATGCCAGCGGGGAAGGGCGGCATGGTTGTGGTGTTTGCGACTGGCACGGCGGTCAAGCTGCGCTGAGTATTGGTTTGCTGCGTGTGAGCCCATTCAAAGGAATGGGCTCTTTACCATCGAT
This genomic window contains:
- the cysC gene encoding adenylyl-sulfate kinase; the protein is MTKITKDSSGNLSLQTPQVTAADRNRLFSQKPYTLWFTGLSGAGKSTLAFSMEKLLVDSGRHAFVLDGDNVRHGLCKGLGFSPEDRSENIRRIAEVARLMNEAGVIVLVACISPCRLQREQAKVIIGEENFIEVYLNTPLNVCESLDPKGLYRKARAGLIPEFTGISAAYEEPIAPSLVLDASQKSIAECLQEVVNKAESWGLDSSGSPI
- a CDS encoding YbjQ family protein, whose product is MIVTTTSGVEGRQITAYIDIVSAESVQGVNVIRDMFAGMRDFFGGRSQTLERALKEARIQATDEIKERARALQADALVGVDFEISMPAGKGGMVVVFATGTAVKLR